From Xylanibacter oryzae DSM 17970, a single genomic window includes:
- a CDS encoding alpha-L-fucosidase: MLVCASAQTAPKPCGPTPSDNQLRWQQMEQYAFVHFSVNTYTDQWWGNGDEDPRIFNPTNLDCRQWARACKESGMKGIIITAKHHSGFCLWPSKYTEYSVKNCPWKNGKGDIVRELSDACKEYGLKLGIYLSPWDRNSPDYGKPEYIKYFRNQLTELLTNYGDIFEIWFDGANGGTGYYGGAREERKIDPKTYYDWQNTYKLIRSLQPNIIIWNDGGDRADVRWVGTEAGNVGETNWSTMNAKGDTPYEMLHYGVENGDSWVPAEVNTSIRPEWFYHPSEDTKVKSLSQLIDIYYSSVGRNGTLLLNFPIDTQGRIHPSDAMAGKEFAQAVREAFRYNLAIGKKATASNTRANSKKFAAANAIDHNKDTYWATDDSVTRASLTIDLGMPTTFNRFMVQEYIRLGQRVKSFTIDAFTRGRWHKIADATTIGYKRILCFPSVKASKVRITITDSKSCPVISNIGIYDAPQILTQPSIIRAKDGTVTIIPADKESGIYYTTDGTLPTVKSHKYTMPFNTSGKIEVKAIAYDAKSGKSSPVCTEKFDLPRTGWQIISTTDAKAMNILDGDPSSSWHQPKGTKLPADIVIDLGANLNVSGFRYLPDPTLWGPGIINGYRFYVSTDNINWKLVSQGEFSNIKNNPLRQTKTFAATNARYVKFQAVKNIENNDNIGYAEFDLITQ; encoded by the coding sequence ATGCTTGTATGCGCTTCGGCACAGACAGCACCCAAACCTTGTGGACCAACTCCCAGTGACAATCAGTTGAGGTGGCAGCAGATGGAGCAATATGCCTTTGTACATTTCTCTGTAAACACATATACAGACCAGTGGTGGGGCAACGGTGATGAAGATCCCCGTATCTTCAATCCTACTAATCTGGACTGTCGTCAATGGGCCAGGGCATGCAAAGAGTCGGGTATGAAAGGCATCATCATTACCGCCAAACATCATAGCGGCTTCTGCCTGTGGCCCTCAAAATATACGGAGTATTCTGTAAAGAACTGTCCATGGAAGAACGGCAAGGGTGATATCGTGCGCGAATTGTCGGATGCGTGTAAGGAGTATGGTCTGAAATTGGGCATATATCTTTCTCCGTGGGATAGGAACAGTCCTGATTACGGTAAACCTGAGTATATCAAATATTTCAGAAATCAACTTACAGAACTTCTAACCAACTATGGCGATATCTTCGAGATATGGTTTGATGGTGCCAATGGCGGTACCGGATATTATGGAGGTGCTCGCGAAGAACGTAAGATAGACCCGAAGACATATTACGATTGGCAGAATACATACAAGCTGATAAGGAGCTTGCAACCTAATATCATCATATGGAATGATGGAGGCGACCGTGCAGATGTACGTTGGGTAGGTACCGAAGCCGGTAATGTAGGTGAAACCAATTGGAGCACCATGAATGCCAAAGGCGATACGCCCTATGAGATGCTGCACTATGGCGTGGAGAATGGAGACTCGTGGGTACCGGCCGAGGTCAACACCTCTATCCGTCCTGAATGGTTCTATCATCCAAGCGAAGACACCAAGGTGAAATCATTATCTCAACTTATTGACATCTACTATAGTTCGGTAGGCCGTAATGGCACACTGCTGCTTAATTTCCCAATCGATACACAAGGTCGTATACATCCCAGCGACGCCATGGCCGGCAAAGAGTTCGCCCAGGCAGTGCGCGAAGCCTTCAGATACAATCTTGCTATCGGCAAGAAAGCCACAGCCTCAAACACACGCGCCAATAGCAAAAAGTTCGCTGCAGCTAATGCCATCGATCATAATAAAGATACATATTGGGCAACAGATGATAGTGTGACTAGAGCATCACTGACGATAGACTTAGGCATGCCCACAACCTTCAACCGCTTTATGGTACAAGAGTACATCCGCCTTGGTCAGCGTGTAAAGTCATTCACCATAGACGCTTTCACACGCGGCCGATGGCATAAGATAGCCGATGCCACAACTATAGGATATAAGAGAATACTCTGTTTCCCGTCTGTAAAGGCATCGAAGGTACGTATCACGATAACCGACTCAAAGAGTTGTCCTGTCATCTCTAACATAGGCATATACGATGCACCTCAGATACTTACCCAGCCATCAATAATCCGAGCCAAAGACGGAACGGTTACAATCATCCCGGCCGATAAGGAATCGGGCATCTATTATACCACAGACGGCACATTACCGACCGTAAAATCGCATAAGTATACTATGCCGTTCAATACATCGGGCAAGATAGAGGTCAAGGCCATCGCCTACGATGCCAAGTCGGGCAAGAGCAGTCCCGTATGTACAGAGAAGTTTGATTTACCACGCACCGGTTGGCAGATAATAAGTACTACCGATGCCAAAGCGATGAATATACTAGATGGCGATCCCTCATCATCATGGCATCAGCCCAAGGGCACGAAACTTCCCGCCGATATAGTAATAGATTTAGGAGCAAACCTAAATGTAAGTGGTTTCAGATATCTTCCGGATCCGACCCTATGGGGACCGGGAATAATCAATGGTTATCGCTTTTATGTTTCGACCGATAATATAAACTGGAAATTAGTAAGTCAAGGAGAGTTCTCAAATATCAAGAACAATCCACTCAGACAGACTAAGACATTTGCAGCAACCAATGCACGTTATGTTAAGTTCCAAGCCGTAAAGAACATAGAGAATAACGATAATATCGGCTATGCCGAGTTTGATTTGATTACCCAATAG